Proteins encoded in a region of the Ornithodoros turicata isolate Travis chromosome 3, ASM3712646v1, whole genome shotgun sequence genome:
- the LOC135389685 gene encoding uncharacterized protein LOC135389685 produces the protein MPPPISDPDHYWSLTVDITSYPLDRFIDNGLPSLPVVIRPTNGTSIRSKNQKVLIRCLEQVTTDFRDISEVRQYERDGIVCRSRNLTVVQTLLTTRSFGGLAVEAFVPHHLACVKGVVRGVDVILPACELIELFDSVGALEAFRCSRLDNDKRVPTESVIVTFASHTCPSEVKSWPLIFRVDAFHRRVVQCRHCFRFGHVTKNCKSDVCCRRCGHKHEELACPDGAQLKCRLCGDPHYADCETCSSRDQEVLLLEIMDSRHCLRYDALAALRGRGPSFARKAQRPVDGDLEKMISAAVEAAVAKLREEISPMITMLASFFPPLQEAEAPHASNNTSIPSAEPIEHMPTHAPPSRLPAPSQPQPQLTDAESADLEMDSVSAIPKRGVSPPSPGHGTPGGKRNRKGNNNMNKFDTVTDVLAAAVAESILSDG, from the coding sequence ATGCCTCCTCCCATTAGCGACCCTGACCATTACTGGTCATTAACTGTCGATATCACGTCATATCCTCTAGATCGCTTCATTGATAATGGACTACCATCTCTCCCGGTAGTAATAAGACCTACAAATGGCACGTCCATTCGCTCCAAGAACCAAAAGGTCCTTATTCGCTGTTTAGAACAGGTTACCACTGATTTCCGCGACATCTCCGAGGTACGTCAATATGAGAGGGACGGCATCGTCTGCAGGTCCCGCAACTTGACAGTTGTCCAGACCTTGCTGACGACACGCTCCTTCGGTGGCCTGGCCGTCGAAGCTTTCGTCCCGCATCATCTTGCCTGTGTTAAGGGGGTGGTGCGTGGCGTTGACGTTATACTGCCTGCGTGTGAACTTATCGAGCTATTCGATTCCGTTGGTGCTCTGGAAGCCTTCCGCTGTAGCAGGTTGGACAATGATAAACGCGTCCCCACCGAGTCGGTAATCGTCACGTTCGCCAGTCATACTTGCCCTTCTGAGGTGAAGTCGTGGCCTCTCATTTTCCGTGTTGATGCATTCCATCGCAGGGTCGTACAGTGCAGACACTGTTTCCGCTTCGGGCATGTGACCAAGAACTGTAAATCGGATGTATGTTGTAGGCGTTGTGGTCACAAGCATGAAGAGCTAGCGTGCCCTGATGGTGCCCAGCTGAAATGCCGCCTATGTGGGGATCCTCACTATGCTGACTGCGAGACCTGTAGCTCCCGTGACCAAGAGGTGTTACTTTTGGAAATTATGGACTCTCGGCACTGCTTGCGTTATGATGCTCTAGCTGCTCTAAGGGGTCGTGGTCCCAGCTTTGCCCGAAAGGCCCAGAGGCCTGTCGATGGCGACCTGGAGAAGATGATCTCTGCTGCCGTGGAAGCTGCTGTAGCCAAGCTCAGGGAAGAAATCAGTCCGATGATTACAATGCTTGCGTCCTTCTTCCCTCCTTTGCAAGAGGCCGAGGCACCTCATGCCTCTAATAATACCAGCATTCCCTCGGCTGAACCTATTGAGCATATGCCCACTCACGCACCTCCATCTCGTCTTCCGGCACCTAGCCAACCTCAACCTCAGCTCACCGACGCCGAGTCTGCTGATCTTGAAATGGACTCCGTTTCTGCCATCCCCAAGCGTGGGGTCTCCCCGCCATCACCTGGTCACGGCACTCCCGGTGGAAAACGCAACAGGAAGGGCAATAACAACATGAACAAGTTTGATACTGTCACTGATGTCCTTGCTGCAGCGGTTGCGGAATCCATTCTTAGTGATGGGTAA